The following proteins are encoded in a genomic region of Channa argus isolate prfri chromosome 3, Channa argus male v1.0, whole genome shotgun sequence:
- the LOC137123971 gene encoding regulating synaptic membrane exocytosis protein 1-like isoform X33 has protein sequence MRSMGGSMLKSSSVSGEIYTQERTDGSQSDTALGTVGGGSKKRRSSLSARVVAIVGNRRSRSTSQISGPEGKSKKEKGAPIQRSTETGMAVELTRNMSRQPSRESNNGSMNSCNSEGNLIFSGVNLGASSQFSDFLDGLGPAQLVGRQTLATPAIGDIQIGMMEKKGQLEVEVIRARGLVQKPGSKSLPAPYVKVYLLNNGAYIAKKKTKIARKTLDPLYQQALLFEESPQGKVLQVIVWGDYGRMDHKSFMGVAQILLEELDLSSTVIGWYKLFPPSSLVDPTLASITRRASQSSLDSSSGPPGIRS, from the exons ATGAGATCGATGGGCGGCAGCATGCTAAAGAGCTCCAGCGTCAGCGGAGAGATCTACACCCAGGAGCGAACCGATGGCAGCCAATCAGACACGGCGCTGGGCACAGTGGGTGGCGGCAGCAAGAAGAGACGCTCCAGCCTCAGCGCACGAGTGGTGGCCATCGTTGGCAACCGTCGGAGCCGCAGCACTTCACAGATCAGCGGGCCTG AGGGGAAGAGTAAGAAGGAGAAGGGTGCACCTATCCAGAGGAGCACAGAGACTGGCATGGCAGTGGAGCTGACCAGGAACATGAGCCGCCAGCCCAGCAGGGAGTCCAACAATGGCAGCATGAACAGCTGCAACTCTGAGGGGAA TTTGATCTTCTCTGGAGTAAATCTGGGGGCCAGCAGTCAGTTCAGTGATTTCCTGGATGGTCTGGGACCAGCTCAGTTGGTGGGCAGACAAACACTGGCCACTCCTGCCATAG GTGACATCCAGATTGGTATGATGGAGAAAAAGGGCCAGCTGGAGGTAGAAGTTATCAGAGCTCGGGGACTCGTACAAAAGCCAGGATCCAAATCCCTCCCTG CTCCATATGTCAAGGTCTATCTGCTGAATAATGGAGCGTACATagccaaaaagaaaaccaaGATTGCACGGAAAACACTTGACCCACTGTACCAGCAAGCACTGCTATTTGAGGAGAGCCCACAGGGTAAAGTTTTACAG GTGATTGTATGGGGAGACTACGGCCGCATGGACCATAAAAGCTTCATGGGAGTTGCACAAATCCTGCTGGAGGAACTGGACTTATCAAGCACAGTCATTGGTTGGTACAAGTTGTTCCCACCGTCCTCTTTGGTGGACCCGACACTTGCCTCCATAACGCGACGAGCGTCCCAGTCATCACTTGACAGCTCCTCCGGGCCTCCGGGGATCCGATCCTAG